The Amblyraja radiata isolate CabotCenter1 unplaced genomic scaffold, sAmbRad1.1.pri scaffold_20_ctg1, whole genome shotgun sequence genome includes a window with the following:
- the LOC116969855 gene encoding CD276 antigen homolog has translation MCGQHGGEITELKVIASAARSQPTIINVKGTNFGNRLVTSGKLYDGKDFNVRIVPVVFQDAGIYTCFLESIPFPTIDLITVKVTAEPSDAVTEGDNVTLTCSVSHDTGSMRLVWINGDGKRVGEKTLTEEEKSLSLVIQKAGRGRGNWRCVLFDQDLPRLFVPNYQKDSSK, from the exons TTGAAAGTAATAGCATCTGCAGCACGTTCTCAGCCCACCATCATCAATGTCAAAGGGACCAACTTCGGGAATCGACTGGTGACCTCAGGGAAACTCTACGATGGCAAGGATTTCAATGTGAGGATTGTCCCCGTTGTGTTTCAAGATGCCGGAATTTACACCTGTTTTCTGGAATCAATTCCATTTCCCACCATTGATctaatcacagtgaaag tcacagctgaaccgtctgatgcagtgactgagggagacaacgttaccctgacctgctctgtgtctcaTGACACTGGGTCAATGAGACTGGTCTGGATCAATGGCGATGGCAAACGTGTTGGAGAAAAGACACTGACTGAGGAAGAGAAATCACTGAGTCTGGTTATTCAGAAAGCtgggagaggcagagggaactggagatgtgttttgtttgatCAAGACCTGCCCCGGCTTTTTGTCCCAAACTATCAGAAGGACAGTAGTAAGTGA